AGTTTTCAAAACAGAGAACTTGTTCGAAGAGGGTTGTGCACGGGGAGGTCTTTGCCCTTCTCGCAGACCGCTGCACATTCAGTGCAGACCTTGGCACAAGCTGCCTTCACTACATCTTCGGAATGTGTGCCATCGAGAGCCGCACATGCCGTGCAAAGATGGTGGCAAGCCATGCACATCTTTGCGCATTCGGGATTGTCCTTTTCACAATCCGCAGCGCACGTTTTACACGCCTCCGCACACGCCTTGCACTTCGCAACGCAATCGTCGGCCTGCTGCGCTCCTTGGACGACCGAGCCAATAGCGAACAAGAGAAACGCCGAAGCACACCTAACGAACCAATTGGCAAACATGGTTATCTTCCTGTAGTTGAAATCAAAAACAAAACGAGACTGCTGACCAGTCTTGGATTATTTCCGCCAACAACAGAACGCTTGCTGCAGGTTTCGCTGGGGGGAAATCTCAACGCAGCAAACGCAAGAATCGTTGTTGCCGCTGAGAATGAAGCCTGTCGGAATTGGGGTCGATTCAACGGCCATTATTTCGGCTTGCTTGATCGGCAGATTGCCGCATTGGCATTCTTGCTTCGGCAAATCAGTTGGCCGTTGTGGTTTGCCTTCATCGTGACAATCGGTGTCAGCACAAGCAGGGCAACATGCGACCGGTGAAGCAGAAAATGCACGACACCAATGGGGCGGCAATGCCACCATGAGGGCGAAGAGAATCGTCAGGAGTTTCGAGCTTGGCCACATGAAACAATTTTCCCACCAATGGCCAACGAATCAAGTTGGCGTTGGTCAGCAACAATGTCCGAACATCGATCATCGGTCGTCCCTCTTTGCGACAACACCCCCACACGCCTTCAGCATCGCCATCAGTGGCTCCGGGGCAGCCAGCCGATGATCGGTGCCGACTTTAACCAACATGGCCCCGCTGTTCACCGCCAATTCTTCCGAATCAGAACAGAGAATCACGTCGTCGGACCGGCTGTGCAAGATCACGGTGTCTGGCCTCACCGTCTGAGCCTTGGAGTTCACAGGTGCAACGACTACCGTGCCCTAGGCTTGAGTGCCGAGTCATCGCGTTTGAAACAGTGGACATAGAAACGCTTGTCAACCTTGGCTTTCTCGCCTTGTTGCACTACCAGAACATCCAGTTCGATCACGTATTCGATCTGTCGAGTTTCGAAGGCGGTGCCAGCGTCCAACGTTCTTGTCCGCATATAAACTGTTTCAACCAAAGCGGTCACGACATGGTCGGACTCGTCCTTGCTCTAGGGTGCTTTCTCTGCAAAAAGATCAAAAGAAGCGATGAGCACGCGGAGAATCTGGGCGATGAAAAGTCCAGTTTTTCGAAGCAGAGGTTATCTGCTATCGGCAAATTTGACTCCGGGCGGGCCGTAGTGAGTGTAGCGAGGAGTCATTTTGAAGTTTGTCCGGCTCCACGATCGAGGCTCGCTGGCACAGAAAGCCCTTCGACCGGCTTCTTGATGGGCATATTCAGCTCGCGTGAAATTGCATTTATGATCGGCGCGACGATGGGCTTGCCGTCGAAGTGGAATGGGTCCACTCCGTGGGCCGCAGGCTTGTCCATGTCAATGATCGATCTGGCGTAGCTGTACATATCATTCACCGGCACGCTGTGCTTGGTCATCACTTGCTCGGCGATCCGGTTGTATTCAACCTCCGTACCTAGTTTGAACACGTTTTCACGCGAGTGACGGATCGGTGTTGTGTTGGCCCAGACAATTTTTGCATGGGGCGCTTTCTGCCTCAGCAGACGAACCAGCGTGTCCAGATTGTTTTCGTACTGCTTCGCGCCCGTTCGGATCACCCCGCCAGCATTATGCGGTTGGGCACGGTGCGATTTGAGGTTCGGCACACAGTAGATCAGATCGCCGAGCCCGACATTGAAGTGGATCAGGTCCCACGCCGAGCGTTTGTCTTCGGGTACCGCTTTGCCGGCAGAGTCCTTGATCCCCAGCAACAGGTCGAGGTGCTCAATCGCGTTGGTCGAACTAGGAAGCACACCTTTGGGCCATTTGGCGAACTGCACCTTCGCTTGGTCTTTGAGTTCGTTGATTGTCCCCCCCGCGTGCTGCTGATAAACAGCGTCGCCGATGATCAGCACGCTGGGTAGAGCGGGCTTGCCCTGCTGCGCGTACAGTGGCGCGCAGAGCAGGGCCAGCAGGACCACC
Above is a window of Anatilimnocola aggregata DNA encoding:
- a CDS encoding SGNH/GDSL hydrolase family protein; this encodes MFYELRNIAVVLLALLCAPLYAQQGKPALPSVLIIGDAVYQQHAGGTINELKDQAKVQFAKWPKGVLPSSTNAIEHLDLLLGIKDSAGKAVPEDKRSAWDLIHFNVGLGDLIYCVPNLKSHRAQPHNAGGVIRTGAKQYENNLDTLVRLLRQKAPHAKIVWANTTPIRHSRENVFKLGTEVEYNRIAEQVMTKHSVPVNDMYSYARSIIDMDKPAAHGVDPFHFDGKPIVAPIINAISRELNMPIKKPVEGLSVPASLDRGAGQTSK